The following proteins are encoded in a genomic region of Sulfurovum indicum:
- the selD gene encoding selenide, water dikinase SelD, producing MKDLDNKAKLTKYVQAAGUAAKLAPGELSHAIGKLSCNDENVLIDLNSSDDASVYKIDEHTAIVQTVDIITPVVDDPFYYGQIAAANSLSDIFAMGGKALTALNIVGFDACNQTPDVLQEILRGGESKIKECGGSIVGGHTIKTPEMLYGLSVMGRVDPDRIYHNNKPRVGDLLVLTKPLGMGILTTAIKADKLDKQKIMNVVNILAQLNYKASVAMQDFDVSACTDITGFGLMGHAMEMADNRVTLKFNHHAIPVMEEAKTFAAQGVIPGGSKSNQKYLEERVVFQTQKDILLFDAQTSGGLLIAVAEKDADALVERLKNEGYGYSAIVAEVCQKEALPIVVT from the coding sequence TTGAAAGATTTAGATAACAAAGCAAAACTAACAAAATATGTTCAAGCTGCCGGTTGAGCTGCCAAATTGGCTCCGGGGGAGCTGTCACATGCTATTGGTAAGCTGAGCTGTAACGATGAAAATGTTTTGATAGATTTAAACAGCAGTGATGATGCATCTGTATATAAAATAGATGAACATACTGCGATAGTGCAAACAGTAGATATTATTACCCCTGTGGTTGATGACCCTTTCTACTATGGTCAAATTGCTGCTGCAAACTCTCTTAGTGATATCTTCGCCATGGGCGGTAAAGCACTGACGGCACTTAACATTGTAGGGTTTGATGCGTGTAACCAGACTCCTGATGTACTCCAGGAGATACTTCGAGGGGGTGAGAGTAAGATAAAGGAGTGTGGAGGCTCTATTGTCGGTGGGCATACTATCAAAACGCCTGAGATGCTTTATGGGCTGAGTGTTATGGGCAGGGTGGATCCAGACAGAATTTATCATAACAACAAACCTAGAGTAGGAGACCTGCTTGTTTTAACCAAACCTTTGGGCATGGGTATTTTGACCACAGCTATTAAGGCAGACAAGTTAGATAAGCAGAAGATAATGAATGTAGTGAACATCCTTGCACAACTGAACTACAAAGCTTCTGTAGCGATGCAGGATTTTGATGTAAGTGCTTGTACAGATATTACAGGGTTTGGTCTTATGGGGCATGCTATGGAGATGGCAGACAATCGTGTCACACTTAAATTTAACCATCATGCTATTCCTGTTATGGAAGAAGCAAAAACCTTTGCTGCGCAAGGAGTTATCCCGGGAGGAAGTAAAAGTAATCAGAAGTATCTGGAGGAGAGAGTAGTATTTCAAACCCAAAAAGATATTTTACTTTTTGATGCACAAACTTCAGGTGGACTGCTCATTGCAGTGGCAGAAAAAGATGCCGATGCACTTGTAGAGAGACTGAAAAACGAAGGGTATGGATATAGTGCCATTGTTGCAGAAGTATGTCAAAAAGAAGCACTTCCCATAGTTGTCACATGA